Proteins found in one Promicromonospora sukumoe genomic segment:
- a CDS encoding amidohydrolase, producing the protein MSQPARSILYRNGVVHSGADPFAEAILVDDGVVAWLGADDTAAGLAARADRVIDLDGALVAPGFVDAHAHVLESGLAADSVDLTTAGGVHSLADALAALVQGGRRLNAADPSGEQVLLAFGWDEQAWPERRAFTRAELDAVCGGRPVYAARVDVHSAVISSALAQRAGIERDPAWTGTGLSGSGWSDAPADTGLVTADLHHTVREVAHALSPERRSRLYRETLSAWAARGIVSVHEMSGEHLDSRAGLAELHALTAASVSADALAEADALGLPHLAAYRGELCTSADDARALLAELPFLTGIGGDLNVDGSIGSRTAAMRSPYSDLPADPSSGSFAGALTNADGSPWTGNLYLAADQIANHLVAVREAGVQSAFHVIGDRAMDEMVLGLQIAAQVSGDSAVRGGHHRIEHALFVDAVTLAALLVHGIGLSVQPAFESSFGGSKGVYASRLGAMRAGSIMPFADLAQAGVPLAFGSDTPVTPVDPWQGVRAATTHEDPDQRISAGAAFRAHTRGGWRLAGLDHTGAGQLRVGAPAHLAVWRAEHLGVQAAPGRLSSWSEEARAGTPLLPDLSPDAVQPECLHTLRDGVVLHDTF; encoded by the coding sequence GTGAGCCAGCCAGCACGATCCATCCTGTACCGCAACGGCGTCGTCCACTCCGGGGCCGACCCGTTCGCCGAGGCGATCCTCGTGGACGACGGCGTCGTGGCGTGGCTGGGCGCCGACGACACCGCGGCCGGGCTCGCCGCCCGCGCCGACCGCGTGATCGACCTGGACGGCGCCCTGGTCGCCCCCGGGTTCGTCGACGCGCACGCCCACGTGCTGGAGAGCGGCCTCGCCGCCGACTCCGTCGACCTCACCACCGCGGGCGGCGTGCACTCCCTGGCCGACGCGCTGGCCGCCCTGGTGCAGGGCGGCCGCCGGCTGAACGCGGCCGACCCGTCCGGCGAGCAGGTGCTGCTCGCCTTCGGCTGGGACGAGCAGGCCTGGCCCGAGCGGCGCGCCTTCACGCGCGCCGAGCTCGACGCCGTCTGCGGCGGCCGCCCCGTGTACGCGGCGCGCGTCGACGTGCACTCCGCCGTCATCTCCTCCGCGCTGGCCCAGCGTGCGGGCATCGAGCGCGACCCCGCCTGGACGGGCACCGGCCTGTCGGGCTCCGGGTGGTCCGACGCCCCCGCCGACACCGGCCTGGTCACCGCCGACCTGCACCACACCGTGCGCGAGGTCGCGCACGCCCTGTCTCCCGAGCGCCGCTCCCGCCTGTACCGCGAGACCCTGTCCGCGTGGGCGGCGCGCGGCATTGTGTCCGTGCACGAGATGAGCGGCGAGCACCTCGACTCCCGCGCGGGGCTGGCCGAGCTCCACGCCCTGACGGCGGCCTCCGTGAGCGCCGACGCCCTCGCCGAGGCGGACGCCCTCGGCCTGCCGCACCTGGCCGCCTACCGCGGCGAGCTGTGTACCAGCGCCGACGACGCCCGCGCGCTCCTCGCCGAGCTGCCGTTCCTCACGGGGATCGGCGGAGACCTCAACGTCGACGGGTCCATCGGGTCGCGCACCGCCGCGATGCGCAGCCCCTACTCGGACCTGCCCGCCGACCCGTCCTCCGGCAGCTTCGCCGGCGCCCTGACCAACGCCGACGGCTCGCCCTGGACCGGCAACCTGTACCTCGCCGCCGACCAGATCGCGAACCACCTGGTCGCCGTCCGGGAGGCCGGGGTGCAGAGCGCGTTCCACGTCATCGGCGACCGCGCCATGGACGAGATGGTGCTCGGCCTGCAGATCGCCGCCCAGGTCAGCGGCGACAGCGCCGTGCGCGGCGGGCACCACCGCATCGAGCACGCCCTGTTCGTGGACGCCGTGACCCTCGCCGCGCTCCTGGTGCACGGCATCGGCCTGTCGGTGCAGCCCGCGTTCGAGTCCTCGTTCGGCGGCAGCAAGGGCGTCTACGCCTCCCGGCTCGGCGCGATGCGCGCCGGGTCGATCATGCCGTTCGCCGACCTCGCCCAGGCGGGCGTGCCGCTCGCGTTCGGCTCCGACACGCCCGTCACGCCGGTCGACCCCTGGCAGGGCGTGCGCGCCGCGACCACCCACGAGGACCCCGACCAGCGCATCTCCGCCGGTGCCGCCTTCCGCGCCCACACCCGCGGCGGCTGGCGCCTGGCCGGGCTCGACCACACCGGCGCCGGACAGCTCCGCGTCGGCGCGCCCGCCCACCTCGCCGTCTGGCGGGCCGAGCACCTCGGCGTGCAGGCCGCGCCCGGGCGCCTGAGCTCCTGGAGCGAGGAGGCCCGCGCCGGCACCCCGCTGCTGCCCGACCTGTCGCCCGACGCCGTGCAGCCCGAGTGCCTGCACACCCTGCGCGACGGCGTCGTCCTGCACGACACGTTCTGA
- the tatC gene encoding twin-arginine translocase subunit TatC yields MPLLEHLLELRKRFVLIALGLVVGAIAGWLLYDPLLVLLQRPLVVAEEMRGNEMTLNFAGPMAALDLKIKSSLFLAVFLTCPWWLYQVWAFITPGLNKSEKKYAYGFVGAAFPLFLGGAYMAWLVFPHAIQILSGFLPDDATAFTNAQEYLSLVMRLLIAFGLAFLSPVLLVGLNFAGLLSGKALLAGWRWAILVAFTFAAIITPTPDALTMILVALPICVLYFAAVGVSVLHDRRVEKRFADAEV; encoded by the coding sequence ATGCCACTGCTCGAGCACCTGCTCGAGCTTCGCAAGAGGTTCGTCCTGATAGCTCTCGGCCTGGTGGTCGGTGCCATCGCCGGCTGGTTGCTGTACGACCCGCTGCTGGTGCTGCTCCAGCGTCCGCTCGTCGTGGCGGAGGAGATGCGCGGCAACGAGATGACCCTGAACTTCGCCGGGCCGATGGCGGCCCTGGACCTGAAGATCAAGTCGTCCCTGTTCCTCGCCGTGTTCCTCACCTGCCCCTGGTGGCTCTACCAGGTGTGGGCGTTCATCACGCCGGGCCTGAACAAGAGCGAGAAGAAGTACGCGTACGGGTTCGTCGGCGCCGCGTTCCCGCTGTTCCTCGGCGGGGCGTACATGGCGTGGCTCGTGTTCCCGCACGCCATCCAGATCCTGTCCGGGTTCCTGCCCGACGACGCGACCGCGTTCACCAACGCCCAGGAGTACCTGTCGCTGGTGATGCGGCTCCTGATCGCGTTCGGTCTCGCGTTCCTGTCGCCGGTGCTGCTGGTCGGCCTCAACTTCGCCGGGCTGCTGTCGGGCAAGGCGCTGCTGGCCGGGTGGCGGTGGGCCATCCTGGTCGCGTTCACGTTCGCGGCGATCATCACGCCGACGCCGGACGCGCTCACGATGATCCTGGTGGCGCTGCCGATCTGCGTGCTCTACTTCGCAGCCGTCGGCGTGTCGGTCCTGCACGACCGGCGCGTCGAGAAGCGGTTCGCCGACGCCGAGGTCTGA
- the tatA gene encoding Sec-independent protein translocase subunit TatA yields the protein MGAMQPWHWIVLLVVVLLLFGSSRLPGLAKSVGQSMKIFKKEVKDLREDRSDADGNVAGNAADNAPGASTTTTTGSTTGSGSGSSSTPGLIDHKDRDIPKA from the coding sequence ATGGGCGCCATGCAGCCGTGGCACTGGATCGTCCTGCTCGTCGTCGTCCTGCTGCTCTTCGGGTCCAGCCGCCTGCCGGGCCTGGCCAAGAGCGTGGGCCAGTCGATGAAGATCTTCAAGAAGGAGGTCAAGGACCTTCGTGAGGACCGGTCCGACGCCGACGGCAACGTCGCCGGCAATGCTGCCGACAACGCGCCGGGCGCCTCGACCACCACGACCACCGGTTCGACCACCGGATCGGGTTCTGGTTCGAGCTCGACCCCCGGATTGATCGACCACAAGGACCGCGACATCCCCAAGGCCTGA
- a CDS encoding LLM class flavin-dependent oxidoreductase, whose amino-acid sequence MQFGIFSVSDVTTDPTTGHTPDDTERVRAMLTIAKHADEAGLDVFATGEHHNPPFVASSPTTMLGYLAGVTKDITLSTATTLITTNDPVRIAEEYAMLQVISDGRMDLMMGRGNTGPVYPWFGQDIRQGIPLAIENYALVRRLWTEDVVDWEGKFRTPLQGFTATPRPLDGVPPFVWHGSIRSPEIAEQAAYYGDGFLHNNIFWPMSHTKQMVAFYRQRFEHYGHGRADQAIVGLGGQVFMRKNSQDAITEFRPYFDNAPVYGHGPTMEDFTRDTPLTVGSPQEVVDRYGSFIDEVGYYQRQMFLMDHAGLPLKTVLEQIDILAADVVPELRKIADAKLPKDVPANPPTHAERVAAAQAKGETGATHVGDGGDEYTGKRAEEAL is encoded by the coding sequence ATGCAGTTCGGGATCTTCAGTGTCAGCGACGTGACGACGGACCCGACCACCGGGCACACCCCGGACGACACCGAGCGCGTCCGGGCCATGCTCACCATCGCGAAGCACGCGGACGAGGCAGGCCTCGACGTCTTCGCCACCGGTGAGCACCACAACCCGCCGTTCGTGGCCTCGAGCCCGACGACGATGCTCGGCTACCTCGCGGGCGTGACCAAGGACATCACCCTGTCCACGGCCACGACGCTGATCACCACCAACGACCCGGTCCGCATCGCCGAGGAGTACGCGATGCTCCAGGTCATCTCCGACGGGCGCATGGACCTCATGATGGGGCGCGGCAACACCGGCCCCGTGTACCCGTGGTTCGGGCAGGACATCCGCCAGGGCATCCCGCTCGCCATCGAGAACTACGCGCTCGTGCGACGCCTGTGGACCGAGGACGTCGTGGACTGGGAGGGCAAGTTCCGCACCCCGCTGCAGGGCTTCACCGCCACCCCGCGCCCGCTGGACGGCGTGCCGCCGTTCGTGTGGCACGGCTCGATCCGCAGCCCCGAGATCGCCGAGCAGGCCGCCTACTACGGTGACGGGTTCCTGCACAACAACATCTTCTGGCCCATGAGCCACACCAAGCAGATGGTGGCCTTCTACCGCCAGCGGTTCGAGCACTACGGCCACGGCCGCGCCGACCAGGCGATCGTGGGCCTCGGCGGCCAGGTCTTCATGCGGAAGAACAGCCAGGACGCGATCACCGAGTTCCGGCCGTACTTCGACAACGCGCCCGTCTACGGGCACGGCCCCACGATGGAGGACTTCACGCGCGACACCCCGCTGACCGTCGGCTCCCCGCAGGAGGTCGTCGACCGGTACGGCTCGTTCATCGACGAGGTCGGCTACTACCAGCGCCAGATGTTCCTCATGGACCACGCCGGCCTGCCCCTGAAGACCGTCCTGGAGCAGATCGACATCCTGGCCGCCGACGTCGTGCCGGAGCTGCGCAAGATCGCCGACGCCAAGCTCCCGAAGGACGTGCCGGCCAACCCGCCGACGCACGCCGAGCGGGTCGCCGCGGCGCAGGCCAAGGGCGAGACCGGCGCCACCCACGTGGGTGACGGCGGCGACGAGTACACCGGCAAGCGGGCCGAGGAGGCTCTCTGA
- a CDS encoding RNA polymerase-binding protein RbpA: MPDRSLRGMSIGSKSMESDEGVDFAPRFQAYYDCPNGHTIILPFATDADVPPIWECRCGEEALLRDAEKPEPKATKPQRTHWDMLLERRTVKELEDLLDERLELLRAGKLRRSA; encoded by the coding sequence GTGCCTGACCGGTCCCTGCGCGGTATGAGCATCGGTAGTAAGAGCATGGAGTCCGACGAGGGCGTGGACTTCGCCCCTCGGTTCCAGGCCTACTACGACTGCCCCAACGGCCACACCATCATCCTGCCCTTCGCCACCGACGCGGACGTGCCCCCGATCTGGGAGTGCCGCTGCGGCGAGGAGGCGCTCCTGCGCGACGCCGAGAAGCCCGAGCCGAAGGCGACCAAGCCGCAGCGCACCCACTGGGACATGCTGCTCGAGCGCCGCACGGTCAAGGAGCTCGAGGACCTGCTCGACGAGCGCCTCGAGCTGCTGCGCGCCGGCAAGCTCCGCCGCTCGGCCTGA
- the lnt gene encoding apolipoprotein N-acyltransferase yields the protein MRVPEPSRLLSLFLAVPGGLVLWSAFPDAGAWPAAFVAVAVLYWALGRDSAWWNLLIGTLFGLAFFLPHLWWAHESTETVPWIALSTLQALFLGVFGALWTWVRRAPFLRRRGWRLAAAFAVLFVAVEQWRAEIPFGGFPWGRLAWAMAGAPTGRAAWLGGTVAVGLLVAFAGALLALAVAAALRARVGRAAGALVLGAAVAVVPLVLPLPTSASAGPVETPDGDVVYDAGSDLAEHGQLWAGAVQGNVGEPGLGAFANRAEVLNNHLEGTYVLAEDFAGELDVVLWPENGSDLDPQEAADVAGGLDAASTAVGAPILVGAQEFPETGGRYNVSLLWQAGQGVIGRYAKQHPAPFGEYIPMRSVLRVFSDQVDRVTTDMIAGVNPPVVEVPSRLGQGSYRLGTVICFEVAYDEIVRDAVTEGAQVLVVPTNNASFGFTAESTQQLAMSRVQAITTGRAAVQISTVGVSGVITPDGTVVRDTELFTADEFVVNLPLRSSVTPAVAAGYWPGWVVGGLAVLLVVAGVVGRVGERRTARGRDEAGTEAASSGR from the coding sequence GTGCGCGTGCCTGAGCCGTCCCGGTTGCTGTCCCTGTTCCTCGCGGTGCCCGGCGGCCTGGTCCTGTGGTCCGCGTTCCCCGACGCCGGGGCGTGGCCCGCCGCGTTCGTCGCCGTCGCGGTCCTGTACTGGGCCCTCGGCCGGGACAGCGCCTGGTGGAACCTGCTGATCGGGACCCTGTTCGGCCTCGCCTTCTTCCTGCCGCACCTGTGGTGGGCGCACGAGTCCACCGAGACCGTGCCCTGGATCGCCCTGTCCACGCTGCAGGCCCTGTTCCTCGGCGTCTTCGGCGCCCTGTGGACCTGGGTGCGCCGCGCCCCGTTCCTGCGCCGGCGCGGCTGGCGGCTCGCGGCGGCGTTCGCCGTGCTGTTCGTCGCCGTCGAGCAGTGGCGGGCCGAGATCCCGTTCGGCGGGTTCCCCTGGGGGCGCCTCGCCTGGGCGATGGCCGGCGCCCCCACCGGACGCGCCGCCTGGCTCGGCGGCACCGTCGCCGTGGGCCTCCTGGTCGCCTTCGCGGGCGCGTTGCTCGCCCTGGCCGTGGCCGCCGCCCTCCGCGCCCGGGTGGGCCGCGCCGCCGGGGCCCTCGTGCTGGGTGCCGCGGTCGCCGTCGTGCCGCTGGTGCTGCCCCTGCCCACGTCCGCGAGCGCCGGGCCGGTCGAGACGCCGGACGGGGACGTGGTGTACGACGCCGGGAGCGACCTGGCGGAGCACGGGCAGCTGTGGGCCGGTGCGGTGCAGGGCAACGTGGGGGAGCCGGGGCTGGGGGCGTTCGCGAACCGGGCGGAGGTGCTGAACAACCACCTGGAGGGTACGTACGTGCTGGCGGAGGACTTCGCCGGCGAGCTGGACGTGGTGCTGTGGCCGGAGAACGGCAGCGACCTGGACCCGCAGGAGGCGGCGGACGTGGCGGGCGGGCTGGACGCGGCGTCGACGGCGGTGGGGGCACCGATCCTGGTGGGGGCGCAGGAGTTCCCGGAGACGGGCGGGCGGTACAACGTGTCGTTGCTGTGGCAGGCGGGGCAGGGCGTGATCGGGCGGTACGCGAAGCAGCATCCGGCGCCGTTCGGTGAGTACATCCCGATGCGGTCGGTGCTGCGGGTGTTCTCGGACCAGGTGGACCGGGTGACGACGGACATGATCGCGGGCGTGAACCCGCCGGTCGTGGAGGTGCCGAGCCGGCTGGGTCAGGGGTCGTACCGGCTGGGTACGGTGATCTGCTTCGAGGTGGCGTACGACGAGATCGTGCGGGACGCGGTGACGGAGGGCGCGCAGGTGCTGGTGGTCCCGACGAACAACGCGTCGTTCGGGTTCACGGCGGAGTCGACGCAGCAGCTCGCGATGTCGCGGGTGCAGGCGATCACGACGGGCCGGGCGGCGGTGCAGATCTCGACGGTCGGTGTCTCGGGGGTGATCACCCCGGACGGGACCGTGGTGCGGGACACGGAGCTGTTCACGGCGGACGAGTTCGTGGTGAACCTGCCGCTGCGGTCGTCGGTGACGCCGGCGGTGGCGGCGGGGTACTGGCCGGGCTGGGTGGTCGGCGGGCTCGCGGTGCTGCTGGTGGTCGCGGGCGTCGTCGGGCGGGTGGGGGAGCGGCGCACGGCGCGCGGCCGGGACGAGGCCGGCACCGAGGCCGCGTCGTCGGGCCGGTAA
- a CDS encoding FMN reductase, giving the protein MTDIVPVEDKPRRTIAVVHAGLGQPSSTRLLADRLADATVHELEALGHDVTVEVVELRDHGHAIIDAMLTGFPSGDLGRDIETITGADGVIAVSPLFTTTYSGLFKSFVDILDKDALTGMPVLLGATGGTPRHSLALEYSMRPLFTYLRADVVTTSVFAATDDWAQAGDRTRHDDGASSLPERIERAGRALAGIVAARGEHAKPGDPFASTPSFLDMLGGD; this is encoded by the coding sequence ATGACAGACATCGTCCCCGTCGAGGACAAGCCGCGCCGCACGATCGCCGTCGTGCACGCGGGGCTGGGCCAGCCGTCCTCCACGCGGCTGCTCGCGGACCGGCTGGCCGACGCGACGGTGCACGAGCTCGAGGCCCTGGGCCACGACGTGACCGTCGAGGTCGTCGAGCTGCGCGACCACGGGCACGCGATCATCGACGCGATGCTCACCGGGTTCCCCTCGGGGGACCTGGGCCGCGACATCGAGACGATCACGGGGGCCGACGGCGTCATCGCCGTCAGCCCGCTGTTCACCACCACGTACTCCGGGCTGTTCAAGTCCTTCGTCGACATCCTCGACAAGGACGCCCTGACGGGCATGCCCGTGCTGCTCGGCGCGACCGGCGGCACACCGCGGCACTCGCTCGCGCTGGAGTACTCGATGCGCCCGCTGTTCACCTACCTGCGGGCCGACGTCGTCACCACGTCGGTCTTCGCGGCCACGGACGACTGGGCGCAGGCCGGCGACCGCACCCGGCACGACGACGGCGCCAGCTCCCTGCCGGAACGCATCGAGCGGGCCGGCCGGGCCCTGGCCGGGATCGTCGCCGCACGCGGCGAGCACGCCAAGCCGGGCGACCCGTTCGCCAGCACGCCCAGCTTCCTGGACATGCTGGGCGGGGACTGA
- a CDS encoding DEAD/DEAH box helicase: MNDLSPAERYSAFRSQSRSAAEHPELTRFREVIGFELDDFQVAACEALEQGRGVLVAAPTGAGKTVVGEFAVHLALASGRKAFYTTPIKALSNQKYADLVRRHGPENVGLLTGDSTINGEAPVVVMTTEVLRNMLYAGSPTLDGLAYVVMDEVHYLADRFRGPVWEEVIIHLSDDVQLVSLSATVSNAEEFGDWLEMVRGDTAVVVSEKRPVPLWQHVLMSSPEPRGKPRLLDLYAGHVDPTDPGTSPPINPDLSAAFRSGRGGSRPGDHGGRGRGRGRGDRGYRGGNGRRADGPSGAISSGRRTPPRFIVIDALNADALLPAIYFVFSRAGCEAAVDQCLKAGLRLTSPQEEATIRAFVEERTAAIPPEDLDVLGYWAWSQALARGIAAHHAGMLPVFKETVEDLFERGLVKVVFATETLALGINMPARSVVLDKLVKWDGSSHVPVTPGEFTQLTGRAGRRGIDVEGHAVVVDHPALDPVALAGLASKRLYPLKSSFRPTYNMAVNLVAQVGRDRAREVLETSFAQFQADRGVVGLAKQAQAHAEALDGYAKAMSCDVGDFGEYMDLRHAIKDRERELSRAASGARRAEIVTSLENLRRGDVVEVPSGRRRGYVLVLDPGEPGGFDGPRPTVLTQERQVKKLTLADAPDGLETVTTVKIPKAFNPRKPDARRDLVSSMRNALGVLADDVPSAHSTTSPSRSAASRAARGGRAPVGRRSDASTDTELARLRKALKAHPCHACPERDDHARWAERWNKLKREHDQLVRRVEGRTGSIARTFDRTLDVLLTLGYLQRTGAGKSGDGAGRIRVTDDGRWLRRLYAENDLLLAECLRRGVWDGLDPAGLAAVVSTVVYQSRRDDAPDPYIPGGPTGRLAGVLDDTQRVWSEVDDLEEAHGIDATGPLDLGLVGAMYRWASGKGLDSVLRGSDLAAGDFVRWCKQVVDVLDQLGGAAPSDKLRTTARKAQDAVMRGVVAYSSL, translated from the coding sequence ATGAACGACCTGAGCCCCGCCGAGCGCTACTCGGCCTTCCGGTCCCAGAGCCGTTCGGCGGCCGAGCACCCCGAGCTGACCCGCTTCCGGGAGGTCATCGGGTTCGAGCTCGACGACTTCCAGGTCGCCGCCTGCGAGGCGCTCGAACAGGGGCGCGGCGTGCTGGTCGCCGCCCCGACCGGGGCGGGCAAGACCGTCGTGGGCGAGTTCGCCGTGCACCTGGCTCTCGCGTCGGGCCGCAAGGCCTTCTACACGACGCCGATCAAGGCCCTGTCCAACCAGAAGTACGCCGACCTCGTGCGCCGGCACGGTCCCGAGAACGTGGGCCTGCTGACCGGCGACTCCACGATCAACGGCGAGGCACCCGTGGTGGTCATGACCACCGAGGTGCTGCGCAACATGCTCTACGCCGGGTCCCCGACCCTGGACGGGCTCGCGTACGTCGTCATGGACGAGGTGCACTACCTGGCCGACCGCTTCCGCGGCCCCGTCTGGGAAGAGGTCATCATCCACCTCTCCGACGACGTGCAGCTCGTCTCCCTGTCCGCCACCGTGTCCAACGCGGAGGAGTTCGGCGACTGGCTCGAGATGGTGCGCGGCGACACCGCCGTCGTCGTCTCCGAGAAGCGGCCCGTGCCCCTGTGGCAGCACGTGCTCATGTCGTCGCCCGAGCCGCGCGGCAAGCCGCGCCTCCTGGACCTGTACGCCGGGCACGTCGACCCGACCGACCCCGGCACCAGCCCGCCCATCAACCCGGACCTGTCCGCCGCGTTCCGGTCCGGGCGCGGCGGCAGTCGCCCCGGTGACCACGGCGGACGAGGCCGCGGGCGCGGCCGGGGCGACCGCGGGTACCGCGGCGGCAACGGCCGCCGCGCCGACGGCCCGTCCGGCGCGATCAGCAGCGGACGGCGCACCCCGCCGCGGTTCATCGTCATCGACGCCCTGAACGCCGACGCCCTGCTGCCCGCGATCTACTTCGTGTTCTCCCGTGCCGGCTGCGAGGCCGCCGTCGACCAGTGCCTCAAGGCCGGGCTGCGGCTGACCAGCCCCCAGGAGGAGGCCACGATCCGGGCCTTCGTCGAGGAACGCACCGCCGCCATCCCGCCCGAGGACCTTGACGTGCTCGGCTACTGGGCCTGGTCGCAGGCCCTCGCGCGCGGTATCGCCGCCCACCACGCCGGCATGCTGCCCGTGTTCAAGGAGACCGTCGAGGACCTGTTCGAGCGCGGCCTGGTCAAGGTCGTGTTCGCCACCGAGACCCTCGCGCTCGGCATCAACATGCCCGCCCGGTCCGTCGTCCTGGACAAGCTCGTCAAGTGGGACGGCTCCAGCCACGTCCCCGTCACCCCCGGCGAGTTCACGCAGCTCACCGGCCGTGCCGGACGCCGCGGCATCGACGTCGAGGGCCACGCCGTCGTCGTCGACCACCCCGCGCTGGACCCCGTGGCCCTGGCCGGCCTCGCGTCCAAGCGCCTCTACCCGCTCAAGTCCAGCTTCCGGCCCACGTACAACATGGCCGTCAACCTCGTCGCCCAGGTGGGCCGCGACCGCGCCCGCGAGGTCCTGGAGACCTCGTTCGCGCAGTTCCAGGCCGACCGCGGCGTCGTCGGGCTCGCCAAGCAGGCCCAGGCGCACGCCGAGGCCCTGGACGGGTACGCCAAGGCCATGTCCTGCGACGTCGGCGACTTCGGCGAGTACATGGACCTGCGCCACGCCATCAAGGACCGCGAGCGCGAGCTGTCCCGTGCCGCGTCCGGGGCACGCCGCGCCGAGATCGTCACGTCCCTGGAGAACCTGCGGCGCGGCGACGTCGTCGAGGTGCCGTCCGGGCGGCGACGCGGGTACGTGCTCGTGCTCGACCCAGGGGAGCCCGGCGGGTTCGACGGGCCACGCCCCACGGTCCTGACGCAGGAGCGGCAGGTCAAGAAGCTGACCCTGGCCGACGCGCCCGACGGGCTGGAGACCGTGACCACGGTCAAGATCCCCAAGGCGTTCAACCCGCGCAAGCCCGACGCGCGCCGCGACCTGGTCTCGTCCATGCGCAACGCCCTGGGTGTCCTGGCGGACGACGTGCCGTCGGCGCACTCCACGACGTCGCCGTCGCGCAGCGCGGCCAGCCGGGCCGCGCGCGGCGGCCGCGCACCGGTCGGACGCCGCTCGGACGCGTCGACCGACACCGAGCTCGCCCGCCTGCGCAAGGCCCTGAAGGCCCACCCGTGCCACGCCTGCCCAGAGCGGGACGACCACGCCCGGTGGGCCGAGCGCTGGAACAAGCTCAAGCGGGAGCACGACCAGCTCGTGCGCCGCGTCGAGGGCCGCACCGGGTCCATCGCCCGCACCTTCGACCGCACCCTGGACGTGCTGCTCACCCTCGGGTACCTGCAGCGCACGGGCGCCGGCAAGAGCGGGGACGGTGCCGGGCGCATCCGCGTGACCGACGACGGCCGGTGGCTGCGTCGCCTGTACGCGGAGAATGACCTGCTGCTCGCCGAGTGCCTGCGCCGCGGCGTGTGGGACGGGCTCGACCCCGCGGGCCTGGCCGCCGTCGTCTCCACGGTCGTCTACCAGAGCCGGCGGGACGACGCCCCCGACCCGTACATCCCGGGCGGGCCGACCGGCCGGCTCGCGGGTGTGCTGGACGACACGCAGCGCGTGTGGTCCGAGGTGGACGACCTGGAGGAGGCGCACGGCATCGACGCGACCGGTCCGCTGGACCTGGGCCTTGTCGGCGCCATGTACCGGTGGGCGTCCGGCAAGGGCCTGGACTCCGTGCTGCGGGGCTCTGACCTGGCCGCGGGCGACTTCGTGCGCTGGTGCAAGCAGGTCGTCGACGTGCTCGACCAGCTCGGCGGCGCCGCGCCGTCGGACAAGCTGCGCACCACGGCGCGCAAGGCGCAGGACGCCGTCATGCGGGGCGTCGTGGCCTACTCCAGCCTCTAG
- a CDS encoding ChbG/HpnK family deacetylase, producing MTRSLVLTADDAGTDPDADREIAALLAGSPLTAVSVITTESGAERAVGHLARSAPHVAPGVHVVLPAQAPPGGFDDVAGRIASQVEALRRATAAVGTPAPDRLDSHQGSLYGLTGRSYLPEAIGFCARQGLAFRLPCGLELYGDGDPVLAAAEVRARHAGAVAAADAAGVRMPRVIATHRGGDAEARDYATLRDHYLGLLGRLPEGTSEIFLHPAPDTPRLREQCATWWRKRTWELRLLSDPAFTREIEREGIDLVARW from the coding sequence ATGACGCGCAGCCTCGTCCTCACCGCCGACGACGCCGGGACCGACCCCGACGCGGACCGCGAGATCGCCGCCCTCCTGGCCGGCTCGCCGCTGACGGCGGTCAGCGTCATCACCACCGAGTCCGGTGCCGAACGCGCCGTCGGGCACCTCGCCCGGTCCGCGCCCCACGTCGCGCCCGGGGTGCACGTGGTGCTCCCGGCGCAGGCGCCGCCCGGCGGCTTCGACGACGTCGCCGGCCGCATCGCCAGCCAGGTCGAGGCGCTGCGGCGGGCCACCGCCGCCGTCGGGACGCCGGCGCCGGACCGCCTCGACTCCCACCAGGGCAGCCTGTACGGGCTCACGGGCCGCTCCTACCTGCCCGAGGCGATCGGGTTCTGCGCACGGCAGGGGCTGGCCTTCCGTCTGCCCTGCGGCCTGGAGCTGTACGGCGACGGCGACCCGGTGCTGGCCGCCGCGGAAGTGCGGGCCCGGCACGCCGGCGCCGTTGCGGCGGCCGACGCCGCGGGCGTGCGGATGCCGCGGGTGATCGCTACCCATCGCGGCGGCGACGCGGAGGCCCGCGACTACGCGACGCTGCGCGACCACTACCTGGGGCTGCTGGGGCGGCTGCCCGAGGGGACGAGCGAGATCTTCCTGCACCCGGCGCCGGACACCCCGCGCCTGCGGGAGCAGTGCGCGACGTGGTGGCGCAAGCGGACCTGGGAGCTGCGGCTGCTGAGCGACCCGGCCTTCACCCGCGAGATCGAGCGGGAAGGCATCGACCTGGTCGCGCGGTGGTGA